The following are from one region of the Streptomyces changanensis genome:
- a CDS encoding polyamine aminopropyltransferase translates to MSTTTTAPAPSPSPTAPPPSHPRGTRVLLLLAVFVCAACGLVYELALTALGSYLIGNSVMQTSVVISVMVFAMGVGSLAAKPLQRRAVGAFALVELVLGLVGGLSVLLLYVAFSWLRIYMPAMVVASFVVGLLIGAEIPLLMTLLQRIRRQEAGSAVADLFAADYVGALVGGLCFPLLLLPAFGQLKGALVVGAVNAVAGGGVVLWIFRRETRRAVRAGLLAGVGAVLAVLGTVYVLADDIEVTARQRLYRDPIVHAETTPYQDVVVTRSTAFTGAPDTRLFLNGDLQFSSVDEYRYHEALVHPALSGKRASVLVLGGGDALALREVLRYGDVREVTLVDLDPAVTRLARTFTPLVDLNGRALEDPRVTVVNADAFTWLRDAGRRYDAVVVDFPDPDTAALAKLYSVEFYHLLGRVLEPEGRVVVQAGSPFFAPRTYWSVAATIREAGYATTAYQVDVPSFGNWGFVLATPGADGPPPTPRLARDAPPLRFLDGAVLEAATVFPRDRRPLDVRASTLLDPVVLEYARHEWQNY, encoded by the coding sequence ATGAGCACCACCACCACCGCCCCGGCCCCTTCCCCCTCCCCCACCGCCCCGCCACCGTCCCACCCGCGGGGCACCCGCGTGCTGCTGCTCCTCGCGGTGTTCGTCTGCGCCGCCTGCGGACTGGTCTACGAGCTGGCGCTGACCGCCCTCGGCAGCTACCTCATCGGCAACTCCGTGATGCAGACCTCCGTGGTCATCTCCGTCATGGTCTTCGCGATGGGCGTCGGCTCGCTGGCCGCCAAACCGCTCCAGCGGCGCGCCGTCGGCGCGTTCGCCCTGGTGGAGCTGGTGTTGGGGCTCGTCGGCGGCCTCTCCGTCCTCCTGCTGTACGTGGCGTTCTCCTGGCTGCGGATCTACATGCCGGCCATGGTCGTGGCGTCGTTCGTCGTCGGCCTGCTGATCGGCGCGGAGATACCGCTGCTGATGACGCTCCTCCAGCGGATCCGGCGGCAGGAGGCCGGCAGCGCCGTGGCCGACCTGTTCGCCGCGGACTACGTCGGCGCCCTCGTCGGCGGCCTGTGCTTCCCGCTGCTGCTCCTGCCCGCCTTCGGGCAGCTGAAGGGCGCCCTGGTGGTCGGCGCGGTGAACGCCGTCGCCGGGGGCGGGGTCGTCCTGTGGATCTTCCGGCGGGAGACCCGCCGCGCCGTGCGGGCGGGGCTGCTCGCGGGGGTGGGCGCCGTGCTCGCCGTGCTGGGGACGGTGTACGTCCTCGCCGACGACATCGAGGTCACCGCGCGGCAGCGGCTGTACCGCGACCCGATCGTGCACGCCGAGACGACGCCGTACCAGGACGTCGTCGTCACCCGGTCGACGGCGTTCACCGGGGCGCCGGACACGCGGCTGTTCCTCAACGGCGACCTGCAGTTCTCGTCCGTCGACGAGTACCGGTACCACGAGGCGCTGGTCCACCCCGCCCTGTCCGGGAAGCGCGCGTCCGTGCTGGTGCTGGGCGGCGGCGACGCCCTGGCGCTGCGGGAGGTGCTGCGCTACGGCGACGTCCGGGAGGTGACGCTCGTCGACCTCGACCCGGCCGTGACCCGGCTGGCCCGCACCTTCACACCGCTTGTCGACCTGAACGGTCGGGCCCTGGAGGACCCGCGGGTGACGGTCGTCAACGCCGACGCGTTCACCTGGCTGCGTGACGCCGGCCGGCGCTACGACGCGGTGGTCGTCGACTTCCCCGACCCGGACACGGCCGCGCTGGCGAAGCTGTACAGCGTGGAGTTCTACCACCTGCTCGGCCGGGTCCTGGAGCCCGAGGGACGGGTCGTGGTGCAGGCCGGGTCGCCCTTCTTCGCGCCCCGGACGTACTGGTCGGTCGCCGCGACGATCCGGGAGGCCGGGTACGCGACCACCGCGTACCAGGTGGACGTGCCGAGCTTCGGCAACTGGGGCTTCGTCCTCGCCACCCCGGGGGCGGACGGGCCGCCGCCGACGCCGCGCCTCGCCCGGGACGCGCCGCCGCTGCGCTTCCTGGACGGCGCGGTGCTGGAGGCGGCCACGGTCTTCCCGCGCGACCGCCGCCCCCTGGACGTCCGGGCCAGCACCCTCTTGGACCCGGTGGTGCTGGAGTACGCGCGGCACGAGTGGCAGAACTACTGA
- a CDS encoding DUF4247 domain-containing protein, with protein sequence MRTARRVCALLLVAAALGGCGGDPDRDDDGNSVPSAWISRQYRALGADRLDPRDAPAAVAREIDGHAGATSRFDSGDRVFLRYRDDIVAISPHRTGSRIEVTDYRTGYRRWKSHLRSVWPDPDGAGFRGGGPGAGK encoded by the coding sequence ATGAGGACCGCCCGACGCGTCTGCGCGCTGCTGCTGGTCGCGGCCGCCCTCGGTGGGTGCGGCGGCGACCCCGACCGCGACGACGACGGCAACTCCGTCCCGTCCGCCTGGATCAGCCGACAGTACCGCGCCCTCGGCGCCGACCGCCTCGACCCGCGGGACGCGCCGGCGGCGGTGGCCCGGGAGATCGACGGCCACGCCGGGGCCACCTCCCGGTTCGACTCGGGCGACCGCGTCTTCCTGCGCTACCGCGACGACATCGTCGCCATCAGCCCGCACCGCACCGGCAGCCGGATCGAGGTCACGGACTACCGGACCGGCTACCGCCGCTGGAAGTCGCACCTGCGGTCGGTGTGGCCGGACCCGGACGGCGCCGGCTTCCGCGGTGGCGGGCCCGGCGCCGGCAAGTGA
- a CDS encoding DUF2617 family protein: protein MNGIVLDTPYLDTDADQLSFALGLPSRGALAERTVTVAGVEVHLRLLGASHQVFAGPVRETVACLPGSAPRGLPESAARDFDGRRYSFGARTQTLDAAAFGAEVARIRDRADAHPRALYGLFPGSVDAVTALTVDADDTGLSWRTWHTYPGSRRIVATRSRLEAR from the coding sequence ATGAACGGCATAGTCCTGGACACCCCCTACCTGGACACCGACGCCGACCAGCTGTCCTTCGCCCTCGGGCTCCCCTCCCGTGGGGCGCTGGCCGAGCGCACCGTCACCGTCGCCGGGGTCGAGGTGCACCTGCGCCTCCTCGGGGCCTCGCACCAGGTGTTCGCGGGCCCGGTCCGCGAGACCGTCGCCTGCCTGCCCGGCTCCGCGCCCCGGGGGCTGCCCGAGAGCGCGGCGCGGGACTTCGACGGCCGGCGCTACTCCTTCGGCGCCCGCACACAAACCCTCGACGCCGCCGCGTTCGGCGCCGAGGTGGCGCGGATACGGGATCGGGCGGACGCCCACCCGAGGGCCCTGTACGGATTGTTCCCCGGCTCCGTCGACGCGGTCACCGCGCTGACCGTCGACGCCGACGACACCGGGCTGAGCTGGCGCACCTGGCACACGTACCCGGGGAGCCGCCGGATCGTGGCGACCCGCTCCCGGCTGGAGGCACGATGA
- a CDS encoding DUF350 domain-containing protein, which produces MAEILESAGTAVLYGLVGFAVMVAGFVALDWVTPGKLFHVVWTERNRGAAVLLAGQTVAVGLVIEQSIRASESELGLGLGLLSTLLYGLAGVVVMTLVSLVVGTLTPGRLGAAVLDDQGDRPHPAAWVQAALYLGTAFMVGAAVS; this is translated from the coding sequence GTGGCAGAGATCCTCGAGTCGGCCGGCACGGCCGTGCTGTACGGCCTGGTCGGCTTCGCCGTGATGGTGGCCGGTTTCGTCGCGCTCGACTGGGTGACCCCCGGCAAGCTCTTCCACGTGGTGTGGACCGAGCGCAACCGCGGCGCCGCGGTGCTCCTCGCCGGCCAGACCGTCGCCGTCGGCCTCGTCATCGAGCAGTCGATCCGGGCCAGCGAGTCGGAACTCGGTCTCGGCCTGGGGCTGCTCAGCACCCTGCTGTACGGGCTCGCCGGGGTCGTCGTCATGACGCTGGTCTCGCTGGTGGTCGGCACCCTGACGCCCGGCAGGCTCGGCGCCGCCGTCCTCGACGATCAGGGCGACCGCCCGCACCCCGCCGCCTGGGTCCAGGCGGCCCTGTACCTCGGTACGGCCTTCATGGTCGGCGCCGCGGTCTCCTGA